The following proteins come from a genomic window of Triticum aestivum cultivar Chinese Spring chromosome 6A, IWGSC CS RefSeq v2.1, whole genome shotgun sequence:
- the LOC123129064 gene encoding ATG8-interacting protein 1 isoform X1 produces the protein MEPDQSGTGQTSPRGSDWEVVQLTASNYASAPGPPRTEPSDEEAEGQVYGAEGGDSAAAALLMSGHFSVPQNEPESLLVETDTSIERQEARGSQYAVSDKGEDGMYEDQQEKLKDDGLDRIPSFDKGKSLSSVDMEPDNGNALHGVSQAGEEPVTFSSSGYSATDAEKEATESAIEKTEEKPPLQNIDPVTDSSNVVASGEESKPDGSGAPRNVWWQKQLISLYRSAKESNKLWPIVVAAAALMGMAYFRRRWQKGKLQLQQVKLQPASSKERINQATVPLNRIKDILVAGNHPSPAAHGNARLG, from the exons ATGGAGCCTGACCAGAGTGGCACCGGGCAGACTTCTCCCCGCGGGAGCGACTGGGAGGTCGTGCAGCTCACCGCTTCGAACTATGCATCTGCACCTGGTCCGCCGAGAACTGAGCCTTCGGACGAGGAGGCTGAAGGCCAGGTGTATGGCGCAGAGGGGGGTGATTCGGCAGCCGCGGCACTGCTGATGTCTGGTCATTTCTCGGTGCCACAGAATGAGCCTGAGAGTCTCCTTGTGGAAACTGATACTAGCATAGAGCGGCAGGAGGCGCGCGGCAGCCAGTATGCAGTTTCTGACAAGGGTGAAGATGGTATGTACGAAGACCAGCAGGAGAAACTGAAGGACGATGGTCTTGACCGGATCCCGTCCTTCGACAAAGGAAAAAGCCTTTCCTCTGTTGATATGGAGCCTGACAATGGGAACGCGTTGCACGGTGTTAGTCAGGCTGGGGAAGAACCAGTCACATTCTCATCATCTGGTTACAGTGCAACGGACGCCGAGAAAGAAGCTACCGAGAGTGCCATTGAGAAGACCGAAGAAAAACCACCGCTCCAAAATATCGACCCTGTCACTGATTCGTCCAATGTAGTTGCTTCCGGCGAAGAGAGCAAGCCTGACGGTTCTGGAGCCCCACGCAACGTGTGGTGGCAGAAGCAACTTATATCGCTGTACAGGAGCGCTAAGGAGAGCAACAAGCTCTGGCCTATCGTTGTGGCTGCTGCAGCTCTGATGGGGATGGCGTATTTCCGGCGGCGCTGGCAGAAGGGCAAGCTCCAGCTTCAGCAGGTCAAATTGCAACCTGCCAGCAGCAAGGAG AGAATCAACCAGGCCACCGTACCGCTTAACCGAATCAAGGACATTCTTGTCGCTGGCAACCACCCGAGCCCGGCTGCTCACGGAAATGCTCGATTGGGCTGA
- the LOC123129064 gene encoding ATG8-interacting protein 1 isoform X2: MEPDQSGTGQTSPRGSDWEVVQLTASNYASAPGPPRTEPSDEEAEGQVYGAEGGDSAAAALLMSGHFSVPQNEPESLLVETDTSIERQEARGSQYAVSDKGEDGMYEDQQEKLKDDGLDRIPSFDKGKSLSSVDMEPDNGNALHGVSQAGEEPVTFSSSGYSATDAEKEATESAIEKTEEKPPLQNIDPVTDSSNVVASGEESKPDGSGAPRNVWWQKQLISLYRSAKESNKLWPIVVAAAALMGMAYFRRRWQKGKLQLQQVKLQPASSKEVIVGRLPFDHTSQIFHATEQTSLA, from the coding sequence ATGGAGCCTGACCAGAGTGGCACCGGGCAGACTTCTCCCCGCGGGAGCGACTGGGAGGTCGTGCAGCTCACCGCTTCGAACTATGCATCTGCACCTGGTCCGCCGAGAACTGAGCCTTCGGACGAGGAGGCTGAAGGCCAGGTGTATGGCGCAGAGGGGGGTGATTCGGCAGCCGCGGCACTGCTGATGTCTGGTCATTTCTCGGTGCCACAGAATGAGCCTGAGAGTCTCCTTGTGGAAACTGATACTAGCATAGAGCGGCAGGAGGCGCGCGGCAGCCAGTATGCAGTTTCTGACAAGGGTGAAGATGGTATGTACGAAGACCAGCAGGAGAAACTGAAGGACGATGGTCTTGACCGGATCCCGTCCTTCGACAAAGGAAAAAGCCTTTCCTCTGTTGATATGGAGCCTGACAATGGGAACGCGTTGCACGGTGTTAGTCAGGCTGGGGAAGAACCAGTCACATTCTCATCATCTGGTTACAGTGCAACGGACGCCGAGAAAGAAGCTACCGAGAGTGCCATTGAGAAGACCGAAGAAAAACCACCGCTCCAAAATATCGACCCTGTCACTGATTCGTCCAATGTAGTTGCTTCCGGCGAAGAGAGCAAGCCTGACGGTTCTGGAGCCCCACGCAACGTGTGGTGGCAGAAGCAACTTATATCGCTGTACAGGAGCGCTAAGGAGAGCAACAAGCTCTGGCCTATCGTTGTGGCTGCTGCAGCTCTGATGGGGATGGCGTATTTCCGGCGGCGCTGGCAGAAGGGCAAGCTCCAGCTTCAGCAGGTCAAATTGCAACCTGCCAGCAGCAAGGAGGTAATCGTGGGACGCCTTCCTTTTGATCATACTAGCCAAATTTTCCATGCAACTGAACAGACTAGTTTGGCCTGA